The following proteins come from a genomic window of Daphnia carinata strain CSIRO-1 chromosome 6, CSIRO_AGI_Dcar_HiC_V3, whole genome shotgun sequence:
- the LOC130686841 gene encoding serine/threonine-protein kinase/endoribonuclease ire-1-like has translation MSRQFKPKFNRTVKFLVASGFDAQAKDKYGMNVSDYLCNKEKKGLKIWIERDAIIGEGRFGTIFHGNYERREVAVKRVEKRHVKEIEEEALLKFDHPNIVKLLHCEKDNDFMYYALELCVASLNQLFLPKDDLQKYKGRMPRQIEIFHQLASGLAYIHSMKLIHRDMNPRNIFIMRRAGEDEGIIMKWSGFDLAKSVNLKGYWLAPEVLKKLSNKEKAPNEEILGSNKSDVFCLGLVFGYILSEGEHLFGSYANEIDANIIRKKPVNMMKIRDELRKFYEDDLLTKILEHEPEKRMSSAELVEQLESIKNKLKENEKEKEFLLLCARDSSPDLVGKIKDFIRLGINVNVKDFDGRNALHYCFTRNSNPNLHDAIQLLVQLGIDVNAKVKGEYNARTFLLANKWVTNKDEILKLLDEVVLV, from the exons ATGTCGAggcaattcaagcccaaatttaaccGAACAGTTAAGTTTTTGGTAGCATCAGGATTTGATGCGCAGGCAAAGGACAAATATGGAATGAATGTGTCCGATTATTTGTGTAATAAAGAGAAGAAGGGATTGAAAATTTGGATCGAGCGCGATGCTATAATAGGAGAAGGTCGCTTTGGTACGATATTTCATGGGAATTACGAACGTCGTGAAGTGGCagtaaaaagagttgaaaaaCGTCATGTCAaggaaatagaagaagaagctttgcTAAAGTTTGATCATCCgaacatcgtcaaacttctTCACTGTGAAAAGGACAACGACTTTAT GTACTACGCGTTGGAATTATGTGTCGCTTCCTTAAATCAACTTTTCCTACCGAAGGATGATCTacaaaaatacaaaggacGTATGCCACGGCAAATCGAAATTTTCCATCAATTAGCTTCAGGCCTGGCATACATCCATTCAATGAAATTAATTCACCGAGACATGAACCCGAGAAACATCTTCATTATGCGGAGGGCTGGAGAAGATGAAGGtataataatgaaatggtcTGGTTTTGACTTGGCCAAATCCGTAAACTTAAAGGGTTATTGGTTGGCACCTGAAGTGCTGAAAAAGCtcagcaacaaagaaaaagcgcCAAACGAAGAGATTTTGGGCAGCAACAAGAGCGATGTGTTTTGCCTCGGCCTCGTCTTCGGTTATATTTTGTCGGAGGGAGAACATCTATTCGGTtcatatgcaaatgaaattgACGCTAacataattagaaaaaaaccgGTGAATATGATGA AAATTCGTGACGAATTGCGCAAATTTTATGAGGATGACTTACTAACGAAAATATTGGAACACGAAccggaaaaaagaatgagttCGGCAGAACTCGTCGAACAACTGGAATCCATTAAGAATAAA ctgaaggaaaatgaaaaagaaaaagaatttcttctaCTTTGTGCCCGTGACTCTTCGCCTGATCTAGTTGGAAAAATCAAAGACTTCATTCGCCTAGGAATCAatgtgaatgtaaaggactttgatggaaggaatgcgctccattattgtTTTACACGGAATTCAAACCCAAATTTAcatgacgccattcaactcttagtccaattgggaattgatgtgaatgcaaaggtcAAAGGTGAATACAATGCTCGAACCTTTTTACTCGCTAATAAGTGGGTTACGAACAAGgacgaaatcctaaaactACTCGACGAAGTAGTTCTCGTTTGA
- the LOC130685818 gene encoding uncharacterized protein LOC130685818, with translation MPHHIDGLLQLASGLKYLHSNNLVHGDIIPENVLIVVESANQDEVTLKWTNFGLIRSISEAKQNSPIRRNRAWLAPELLQLTNPIGNVDETSYPVSVMSDVFALGLVFGSLFLNGEHLYGSTENEIADNIVKGNPINMQSNP, from the coding sequence ATGCCACATCATATCGATGGTTTGCTTCAATTAGCTTCTGGTCTCAAATACCTCCATTCAAATAATTTAGTTCACGGAGACATCATACCAGAAAATGTCCTGATAGTGGTGGAATCTGCTAACCAAGATGAGGTTACCCTCAAATGGACAAATTTTGGGCTGATCAGAAGTATCAGTGAAGCAAAGCAAAACAGTCCCATCAGAAGAAATAGGGCATGGTTAGCACCCGAGTTGCTTCAATTGACAAATCCTATAGGAAACGTAGATGAAACCAGTTATCCAGTAAGCGTCATGAGCGACGTTTTTGCATTGGGACTTGTTTTCGGTAGTCTATTCTTGAACGGCGAACATCTCTACGGTTCcaccgaaaatgaaattgccgACAACATAGTTAAAGGAAATCCCATCAACATGCAAAGTAATCCCTGA